A region of the Oncorhynchus nerka isolate Pitt River linkage group LG26, Oner_Uvic_2.0, whole genome shotgun sequence genome:
atttagagtggtagaaagtggctttagcagcagagacagaggaggaaaatgtagagaggagggagtgaaaggatgccaggtccgcagggaggcgagttttcctccatttccgctcggctgcccggagccctgtgacaggtttccccaatgtcattggtgcagtggactgcacacacataaggataaaagccccctcaggtgcccatgaggccgattttgtgaataggaaatcctttcacagcattaatgttcaggtgaacataactttttgatattgtccattgacgaacactctgcattgccagtgatgtgcattgattggtgtaatattcctcatcttatgatttcagatggtctgcaatgctgactgtgtgatcagcaatgttgtggcaaaatggcctggctcagtccatgactccagaatctttcgggcctctgaaatctatcagtgcctatcacaaggtaagccacacaacccctatttataaccatcatggctgtgtcaagaatatcactgtgtttatgaggtagtaatgatgagattttgtgttgacaggtgaattctctggtgtgttgctgggagacagggggtatggctgccagccttttctcctgacacctttcacagacccccaggaagcacagcaggcctacaaccatgcccataccagggccagagttgaaatgacctttggcctcctgaaggcacgctttcactgccttcacaaattaagggtcagccctgttagggcatgtgatattactgtggcttgtgctgtcctccacaatgtggcctgcctgaggaaggagagggcccccagagtgccaccagccatggactgggacaatccggcaatcttccctgatgacgacagtggtcggctgctgagggaccaatatgtgttgaattattttagttagtatgtgtgctttcaattttggttaaatatgtcctgcggtggcagaggaatttgggttttttgggttcgtttttgacgaatttggcctcttatgatgtttgtgcggtatactgtgtgtaatacaaggctgcagggaggctactgcatccattcatttgtctgttcagttgatgtgtatggatttgtcctgcatttattttagtgtgcagacatgcagggtgtgttatatacagacctttgaatgtgtatgtatcattttgtataatatgcttggattctgtgctttccatcttgtagagtcactgacttcagtttcgaaaggagctgatggtttacctgctttgttttgtccttattcaataaaggaacataatgttacacattgtgtttttatattcatatggaatgtgtatttgtttatatgacagagtactagggccacactgaagaaaaaggataaagtcataaatttatgaggctggttctttctgcagaaaagctacatattgtttttacagttttgatacttatgacaatgtgatacttaatattctggcacatcggCATGTCttagtatggtttcataaacagaagtacaatttcacgaaatgccccacatctgtcattttaacaactgtcctcctttaaaacaactggttacaatattatgacttgtttttttcccctctgtggccctaatattctatcattttatatatagccttatagtctatgggaaactgtaaattatctaatgatagcaacatcatctaaaaataattttttatccaaaatcattgaaattaatgatcacaaacgtttaaataataacagtgggtctagttatgtgataacaatgtatagtgagcagtgaaataactattggtttccatttgtggtgactgctgactgacattagggatgagattaaatagatcctggaatttagcctggtctggagcaggctagctccacagaataaatctccatggtaatttataccataacatatcctcctgccccctatccatctttagtgcaaccggattacggatcaattgagccaggatcaccaagatatcctggcttaatcccttatcctagttttgtgcaacaggcccctgtgCTTGAAAGCCCCCTAGCGGTTGAAACTGATATTCATTTTCAACCAGATGACGGTAGTATGAGTTTATAATTATTTGATTATAATCCCAATTAAACTGA
Encoded here:
- the LOC135564653 gene encoding putative nuclease HARBI1; its protein translation is MSSSPSLATEDSVTSKRSSIGLQMVCNADCVISNVVAKWPGSVHDSRIFRASEIYQCLSQGEFSGVLLGDRGYGCQPFLLTPFTDPQEAQQAYNHAHTRARVEMTFGLLKARFHCLHKLRVSPVRACDITVACAVLHNVACLRKERAPRVPPAMDWDNPAIFPDDDSGRLLRDQYVLNYFS